A genomic window from Treponema maltophilum ATCC 51939 includes:
- a CDS encoding DUF2259 domain-containing protein, with the protein MAKRITITAVFLSFCVLLAAGDAAAFVDLGFSKDGRIYMFAQHGSIDKTWRGFAEIYSVDIEKNDYMDGGCFKIAPSVKTEGVNGSALYERLLEQNAAYIKKLSPVPADLAHTLYVKAKAKEPLEQIVFTDFEGSSKDNPVTFSVRLIPWFSGKTASSKSSFFISVERTDKNGKALSKQVAGNPDIKRTGVTDYTVEKIMRSSDGKNLIFVIEKRMTGDAGLSVRYMVEALKIAD; encoded by the coding sequence ATGGCAAAACGGATTACAATAACGGCTGTGTTTTTAAGCTTTTGCGTATTGCTTGCCGCAGGCGACGCCGCAGCCTTTGTCGATTTGGGCTTTTCGAAAGACGGGCGCATCTATATGTTCGCCCAACACGGCAGCATCGACAAAACGTGGCGCGGTTTTGCCGAAATCTACAGTGTCGATATCGAAAAAAACGATTATATGGACGGCGGCTGCTTTAAAATTGCGCCTTCCGTAAAAACCGAAGGAGTCAACGGCAGCGCGCTGTACGAACGCCTTCTTGAACAAAATGCCGCTTACATAAAAAAACTTTCTCCCGTTCCCGCCGATTTGGCGCACACGCTCTACGTAAAGGCCAAGGCCAAAGAGCCGCTTGAACAAATCGTCTTTACCGACTTTGAAGGATCGTCGAAGGACAATCCCGTAACGTTTTCCGTTCGTCTCATTCCGTGGTTTTCGGGAAAAACCGCTTCGTCAAAATCTTCGTTTTTTATCAGCGTGGAACGCACGGATAAAAACGGCAAAGCGCTTTCAAAACAGGTTGCCGGAAATCCCGACATAAAGCGTACCGGCGTAACCGACTATACCGTCGAAAAAATCATGCGCTCAAGCGACGGGAAAAACCTCATCTTTGTCATCGAAAAAAGAATGACCGGCGATGCGGGGCTTTCCGTGCGCTATATGGTCGAAGCTTTGAAGATCGCCGACTGA
- the rsgA gene encoding ribosome small subunit-dependent GTPase A codes for MRGILISGSNNSFDVNCEDGILRRCSIKGKKLKTEEGFYNPLCPGDVLEIEEDELNRDTGRISALVPRKNGFMRWNVKGRAPQLLAANVDLLLCVTTPDEPPFRPRFIDRALAQAEQAGIEAVIVCNKWDLPSAESPDLHMRLSDWEGLSYRVVTVSARTGEGLVELAELIEEKQCVLIGQSGVGKSSLINALDASYALKTGGLSEKYGRGTHTTTKGVLLRVHIKNSLTGGRQNVYTSLIDTPGVRRFVLHDIEPENLALYFREMRPLIGKCSFGMSCSHISESGCKILEAVHAGVISEERYESWLRIRKELLTGSWAD; via the coding sequence ATGCGCGGAATTTTGATAAGCGGCTCGAATAATTCGTTCGACGTAAACTGCGAAGACGGCATCCTGCGCCGCTGCTCGATTAAAGGAAAAAAACTCAAAACCGAAGAGGGATTTTACAACCCGCTGTGTCCGGGCGACGTGCTCGAAATAGAAGAGGACGAATTGAACCGCGATACGGGCAGAATATCGGCTTTGGTTCCGCGCAAAAACGGCTTTATGAGATGGAACGTTAAAGGCCGCGCGCCGCAGCTTTTAGCCGCGAACGTGGATTTACTCCTCTGCGTCACAACGCCCGACGAACCGCCCTTCCGTCCGCGTTTTATAGACCGCGCCCTTGCCCAAGCCGAGCAAGCCGGCATAGAAGCGGTTATCGTATGCAACAAATGGGACTTGCCTTCTGCCGAATCGCCGGACTTGCACATGCGCCTTTCCGATTGGGAAGGACTTTCCTACCGCGTCGTAACGGTTTCCGCGCGCACGGGCGAAGGCTTGGTCGAACTTGCCGAACTGATCGAAGAAAAGCAATGCGTTTTAATCGGACAGTCGGGCGTAGGCAAATCGAGCTTGATAAACGCCCTTGACGCTTCATATGCGCTTAAAACCGGCGGACTGTCCGAAAAATACGGGCGCGGCACGCACACAACGACAAAAGGCGTTCTTTTACGCGTGCATATAAAAAACTCGCTGACGGGCGGAAGGCAAAACGTGTATACGTCCCTTATCGATACGCCGGGCGTGCGCCGTTTTGTCCTTCACGATATAGAACCGGAAAACCTCGCCCTGTATTTCCGCGAAATGCGCCCGCTTATAGGAAAATGCAGTTTCGGCATGTCGTGCAGCCACATAAGCGAAAGCGGCTGCAAAATACTCGAAGCCGTTCACGCGGGCGTTATAAGCGAAGAGCGCTACGAAAGCTGGCTGCGCATACGCAAAGAACTGCTGACGGGAAGCTGGGCAGACTGA
- the asnS gene encoding asparagine--tRNA ligase, producing the protein MQHTLIKDILVSKPDGRTVDIYGWVRTKRDSKNLCFIEVNDGSCFASIQLTFDREKAAQTDSALIENELKKITTGASVHASGKLIPSPASGQAVEVALERIDVLGEASAETYPLQKKGHSFEFLREIAHLRPRTNAFGAVGRMRNQMAFAVHTFFQERGFNYVHTPIITASDAEGAGEMFQVTTLDLKKIAENGIIAGAKGMKAEKAAELVDYTKDFFGKSANLTVSGQLEAEAWATALSRVYTFGPTFRAENSNTPRHLAEFWMIEPEMAFFDLDDDMDLAEDFIKYLLNWALTKCTEDMAFFNERIQKGLIDTLTKVASSDFKRISYTDAVKELEKNNDRFEFKAFWGCDLQTEHERFLTEQLFNKPVMVYDYPKDIKAFYMKLNADGKTVRAVDVLVPGIGEIIGGSQREENYDALLSRIKELSLNPEDYRWYLDLRRYGTVVHSGFGLGFERLLRYVTGMANLRDVIPFPRTPKSAEF; encoded by the coding sequence ATGCAGCATACATTGATTAAAGATATCCTTGTTTCAAAACCGGACGGAAGAACCGTAGACATATACGGCTGGGTGCGTACCAAGCGCGATTCGAAAAATCTGTGCTTTATCGAAGTGAACGACGGTTCGTGCTTTGCGTCGATTCAGTTGACCTTCGACAGAGAAAAAGCGGCGCAAACCGATTCGGCTCTCATAGAAAATGAACTGAAAAAAATAACGACCGGAGCTTCGGTTCACGCTTCGGGAAAACTCATCCCCTCCCCCGCTTCGGGGCAGGCGGTTGAAGTTGCGCTCGAGCGCATAGACGTGCTCGGAGAAGCGAGTGCGGAAACCTACCCCTTACAAAAAAAAGGCCACAGTTTTGAATTCCTGCGCGAAATCGCCCACTTGAGGCCGCGCACCAACGCGTTCGGCGCGGTGGGGCGCATGCGCAACCAAATGGCTTTCGCCGTTCACACGTTTTTTCAAGAGCGCGGTTTTAATTACGTACACACGCCGATTATCACGGCAAGCGATGCCGAAGGCGCGGGCGAAATGTTCCAAGTAACCACGCTCGATTTAAAAAAGATTGCCGAAAACGGCATCATCGCCGGCGCAAAGGGCATGAAGGCCGAAAAAGCCGCCGAACTCGTCGATTACACCAAGGATTTTTTCGGCAAAAGCGCAAACTTAACGGTGTCCGGTCAACTGGAAGCCGAAGCGTGGGCAACCGCCCTTTCGCGCGTCTACACTTTCGGCCCCACTTTCCGTGCGGAAAACTCGAACACGCCGCGCCACTTGGCCGAATTTTGGATGATAGAGCCGGAAATGGCCTTTTTCGACCTCGACGACGACATGGACTTGGCGGAAGATTTTATAAAATATTTGCTTAATTGGGCGCTTACCAAGTGTACCGAAGATATGGCGTTTTTCAACGAGCGCATTCAAAAAGGACTTATCGACACACTTACAAAAGTTGCTTCGTCGGACTTTAAGCGCATAAGCTATACCGATGCCGTTAAAGAGCTTGAAAAAAACAACGACCGCTTCGAGTTTAAAGCGTTTTGGGGCTGCGATTTGCAAACCGAACACGAGCGCTTTTTAACCGAACAGCTGTTCAACAAACCGGTTATGGTGTACGATTACCCGAAAGACATCAAAGCCTTTTATATGAAATTGAATGCCGACGGCAAAACCGTGCGCGCGGTCGACGTGCTGGTTCCCGGCATCGGCGAAATTATCGGCGGCTCGCAGCGTGAAGAAAACTACGACGCGCTGTTGTCGCGCATAAAGGAATTGAGCTTAAATCCCGAAGACTATCGGTGGTACTTGGACTTGCGCCGATACGGAACCGTCGTTCATTCGGGATTCGGCTTGGGCTTTGAACGTCTTTTGCGCTATGTAACCGGCATGGCAAACCTGCGCGACGTCATTCCTTTCCCCCGCACCCCCAAGTCGGCGGAATTTTAA
- a CDS encoding endonuclease MutS2 has product MNAKTLDRLDYLRICESAASHCISEEGKERFAERIPFTDKNKADKAKALAEEWSKLIAAGQASFFASWPPVKNILIRLKTPHTVLSLEDIHALGLFCRSALGVKRFFDSDSSESAGAQLEDTQTGLFAGIHTLREAAQNLPDLKEASAKIFRIIDSSGALRNISELQEVKSSIQSIRKSIDHLIKSYTSGERFQNALQSTLPVLRGGRQVLALKADYRGKIKGIVHELSQTGQTLYIEPYDVVQKNNDLIREEFRLEQEIRRILTSLSDELHAFAGDFEKASEGMAELDLSRAAALWGAENRCVFAENVDEEHPLCIRGARHPLLKDKAVPVDVEFRPQVRVLIITGANTGGKTVTVKTIALFALLNQSGLPVPAEQGTRLPFFTSFFADIGDEQNIDQSLSTFSAHMKNIGEMIESADDGSLIVLDELGSGTDPQEGGAVAMAVLDELIRKNAFVLVTTHQGLLKNYGYTHERCMNASVEFNEQTLRPTYRVLMGVPGESRALSIAQKSGLPHKIIEEASAYLENRQTDISVLIKGLSAKYAEAERAEEAFRRKERALAEKEHRLAARELRLHEKDIELRESALTKNERFVSENRKMLENLVRSLREGELTREKTREVKRFIEGLEESLDAERKNTQEVKNALEDARNRHGSTGQNAAQNGAAANAFFVGADVFAGPSKIRGMIVGKAKKGGWIVQTGSMKINCKEADLAPAPSPLKSARTAPAAPSFSVEMEGTSGAASAQADRAVYELRLLGMHLEDALKALERQIDLCTLQGLHEFSVIHGKGDGILQEGVHRLLSSYGCVQDFYFAPPEDGGTGKTYVRLG; this is encoded by the coding sequence ATGAACGCAAAAACGCTCGACCGGCTCGATTATCTGCGCATATGTGAAAGCGCCGCCTCGCATTGCATAAGCGAAGAGGGCAAAGAACGCTTTGCCGAACGTATCCCCTTTACCGATAAAAACAAAGCGGATAAGGCAAAAGCGCTTGCGGAAGAATGGAGCAAGCTTATCGCCGCGGGACAAGCTTCCTTTTTCGCTTCATGGCCGCCGGTTAAAAATATTTTAATCCGGCTCAAAACGCCGCATACGGTTTTATCGCTTGAAGACATCCATGCGCTCGGTTTGTTTTGCCGCTCGGCCTTAGGCGTAAAGCGCTTTTTCGATTCGGATTCATCGGAGAGCGCAGGTGCGCAGCTTGAAGATACGCAAACCGGACTTTTTGCCGGCATCCACACTTTACGCGAGGCGGCACAAAATCTTCCCGATTTAAAAGAAGCGTCCGCAAAAATATTCCGCATTATAGATTCGTCCGGCGCACTGCGCAACATAAGCGAATTGCAGGAAGTAAAATCTTCGATTCAATCGATACGCAAAAGCATCGATCATTTGATAAAAAGTTATACGAGCGGCGAGCGGTTCCAAAACGCGCTGCAATCCACCCTGCCCGTTTTACGCGGCGGAAGGCAAGTGCTGGCACTCAAAGCAGACTACCGCGGAAAAATAAAAGGCATTGTGCACGAGCTGTCGCAAACGGGACAAACGCTGTACATAGAACCCTACGACGTCGTTCAAAAAAACAACGATCTCATCCGCGAAGAATTCCGGCTCGAACAGGAAATCAGGCGCATTTTAACTTCTCTGAGCGACGAGCTGCACGCGTTTGCAGGAGATTTTGAAAAAGCTTCGGAAGGCATGGCCGAATTGGACTTGAGCCGCGCGGCAGCCTTATGGGGCGCCGAAAACCGCTGCGTCTTTGCCGAAAACGTCGACGAAGAGCATCCGCTTTGCATAAGGGGCGCGCGCCACCCGCTTTTAAAAGACAAGGCCGTTCCCGTCGATGTGGAATTCCGGCCTCAGGTACGCGTGCTTATCATAACCGGAGCCAATACCGGCGGGAAAACCGTTACCGTAAAAACAATCGCCCTGTTCGCCCTGTTAAACCAAAGCGGCCTTCCCGTCCCGGCCGAACAGGGAACACGGCTGCCGTTTTTTACCTCCTTCTTTGCCGACATCGGCGACGAGCAAAACATCGACCAATCATTATCGACATTCAGCGCGCATATGAAAAACATCGGCGAAATGATCGAAAGCGCGGACGACGGGAGCCTGATTGTGTTGGATGAATTGGGAAGCGGCACCGACCCGCAGGAAGGAGGAGCCGTCGCGATGGCCGTGCTCGACGAACTTATCCGCAAAAACGCCTTTGTACTCGTAACGACCCATCAGGGTTTGCTTAAAAATTACGGGTACACGCACGAGCGCTGCATGAACGCTTCGGTCGAATTCAACGAACAAACCCTGCGCCCGACCTACCGCGTGCTCATGGGGGTTCCGGGCGAAAGCCGCGCTTTAAGCATTGCGCAAAAAAGCGGCCTCCCGCACAAAATCATCGAAGAGGCATCGGCGTATTTGGAAAACCGCCAAACGGATATTTCCGTTCTCATAAAGGGCTTGAGTGCAAAATACGCCGAAGCCGAACGCGCCGAAGAAGCATTCCGCCGTAAAGAACGCGCGCTTGCCGAAAAAGAACACAGGCTTGCGGCACGGGAACTCCGCCTGCATGAAAAAGACATAGAACTGCGCGAAAGCGCTTTAACAAAAAACGAACGCTTTGTATCGGAAAACCGCAAAATGCTCGAAAACCTTGTGCGCAGTTTGCGCGAAGGCGAATTGACGCGCGAAAAAACCCGAGAGGTAAAGCGCTTTATCGAAGGCCTCGAAGAAAGTTTGGACGCCGAACGCAAAAATACGCAAGAAGTCAAAAACGCGCTTGAAGATGCGCGCAACCGGCACGGTTCGACAGGGCAAAACGCCGCACAAAACGGCGCGGCGGCAAACGCCTTTTTCGTCGGTGCCGACGTGTTCGCCGGTCCGTCAAAAATACGCGGCATGATTGTCGGCAAAGCGAAAAAAGGCGGCTGGATCGTGCAAACCGGTTCAATGAAAATAAACTGCAAAGAAGCCGACCTCGCCCCCGCACCGAGTCCGCTCAAAAGCGCGCGCACAGCGCCCGCCGCCCCCTCGTTTTCGGTCGAAATGGAAGGCACATCCGGCGCCGCGTCCGCTCAGGCCGACCGGGCCGTCTACGAACTGCGCCTCTTGGGCATGCATTTGGAAGACGCACTCAAAGCGCTTGAGCGGCAAATCGACTTATGCACGCTGCAGGGCTTGCACGAGTTTTCCGTCATACACGGCAAGGGCGACGGCATTTTGCAGGAGGGCGTACACCGTCTGCTGTCTTCGTACGGCTGCGTGCAGGACTTTTACTTTGCCCCGCCCGAAGACGGCGGCACCGGCAAAACTTACGTGCGCTTGGGCTGA